GATATGCTTCTAGATGAGATTAATTAATGAATTTCATTATGATAGATATCATCAATTGCATAAAGATAGTTGTAGAAATACTTCAGGAACTACATTTCTATACTAGAGATAAATGCTCAATTTAGCCTTTAGGCTCAGAGCCAGATCCCTTTACTTCTTGTTTGACTACCAATTTTGCAGGTTTAGTTTTCCTAGCATTAATTAGATCAGAAATTTGATTTACAATATTTCTAAGGTTTTCGACATTATTTTTGTGGATACTACGCCTCTTTGGATCTATAGGTATGTTGAGTTGTTTAGCTAGATATGGTGTAAGGCCTGCTTCTTTTATTTCACCAATACTATATCCTCTCCCTACTCTAAACACCGTAGCCATCCCCCTATATTTTGTTATCCTAGGCATCTTAGCCGTGGGAGGAGGTATTACAATTATTACTATATTTTCGTTAGTCATTATCTGCACCATAGATTACCAATGATTTCTAGCTTATAAGCTGTTCTTAAACTTATTCTTTTATCTTGATAGGTATGTCCTGTTCGAATAACTGGTATGCTTTAGACCAAACTATACGTAAAACGACACCGTTAGTCTTTACATTCGCTTGTTTAATACTCTCTATACCGATTTCGTAATCCAAATGTTCCTGGGGCTCTAAGGACTTCAACGATACTCTATATATAGGAATACCATGTCTAATTATTAGTAACTCTAGTTTATCACTTCTACTGTTACCTACATTTGTAAGCCTAAACTTTATTGCCGATTTTTCAATTCTCAGATCCTCAACAACTATTTTTGGAAACTCTGAGTACCTAAAGATAGTGCATGAGAATATGTGTCTTAGATTCTCATTATCACTGATTATGCGAAACGCTGTAACGTCATTTCTGTCCAGTTTCACTTCAAAAACATTGTATCCTTTAAACAACTTTATCTTTTTCTCGCCACCATATGTAGCTACATTTAGTAAGCTATTTGATGGAGATGTCACTCCCATATTCAAAAGAATTTCGTTGGCTTTGAAAGATGGAACAATAGTGAGTGGTTTTTGAACTGGATTAACTAATGTATACGGATCTACTTCACAGTACATATGTATATGAAAACCTTTATAACGTAAGAGCGCTACTAGTGTTGCACCATCTAGATATATGTAACCTTTTGCATTACATAATATCCTTAGCAAAACGTCATTACTGTTCACAATTTTCGAGACATCATATACGAAAACAGCCTGCGTATAGTCTTCATTCACCGTCTTCTCTATATGTGGTTTAAATTCTCGTGTTAGGATTACGTTGTTGAGAGCTATTTTCCACTTCATAACATCGATATTTACCGATCTAGTAATTGAAAGAATTAGATAAGCCGCCTCAATTTCAGGGGTAGGTAGACTTATTTTCGAGATAATGGATTCTTTATTTTTACTATTATTGCAAAGCACCTTATCCTCAACAAAGTTATGCACATAGTACACAGTATCAGTATGTTCTCTTTGAATTACTATTGCCACCTATATACACCGCATTAATGCTTTACCAGAAACCTTAGATATTTTTATAGACTTAAAAATTACCATAGTAATGCCATGCAAATCGATATAAGTTTAGTATAATTTATGCAATATTTTCTTGATATCTTCGACAAGTTCGCAGAACTTACATATCGATCTATTTGGTGATGTTGGTTCTCCACAAATTTTACAGGTAGGTAAAGCTA
This sequence is a window from Ignisphaera sp.. Protein-coding genes within it:
- a CDS encoding ribosomal protein L13e; this translates as MTNENIVIIVIPPPTAKMPRITKYRGMATVFRVGRGYSIGEIKEAGLTPYLAKQLNIPIDPKRRSIHKNNVENLRNIVNQISDLINARKTKPAKLVVKQEVKGSGSEPKG